CTATAATTGACTTAATACCTGCTAATAACTATAATGGAGTTTGGGGTTTTTTTGTTATGCTGAAAACTTCTTAACTTTATATCAAAATAGGCTGTGCAGAATCGGTAGATAAACCAGTAAATTCACTTATTGGTCTGATTCTGGTAGAAATGTCGGCAAAGATGTTGGCATAATGAATTTGTCAGACAAAGAAGTTGACATAATAATCGTTGCCTGAACCAGTTATGCATAATGATGCCGATCATCAAGCTATATTAAAGGTGCTAATAATCTTACATTTTTAATATACAAAATATTATAACCTTTTATTTATATTTTATTCGCTAGATGATGCACGTTTGTTTTGTTGAGATAAATTCTTGTCATAAATTTGAAAGGAGTGGATGCAGTGGAACTTAAACTGCTTGCTGTGGCGATATTACTACCTGCTATCAGTGCCGTGCTGTGCTATCTTTTTCGTAAAGCTTCTATAAGGAATGTTATAGTGGTGGCTACAGCTCTAATTATGTTTTTTGTAGCAGGGGCATTCGTAAAAATATTATTTGATAATGGTGGCAAGATAACTATTGAACTGCATGATTTTGCAGCAATGTCTACTGAGCTGGCCATTAAACTGCTTGATTTATTACTTTTTATCTATTTTATATTTATTGGGGTTAAGTTGAAAAAACCTCTGATTGTAGGATTAACATTCCTGCAGCTTATACCTCTTCTGATTTTTGAATTTATTATACGTCCTCACGAACTTGAACGTGCATTTGTAATTGACTACCTTTCACTTATAATGATTTTACTTGTATCTATAATCGGACCTATTATAACAATATTTGCAATAGGATATATGAAGGAACATGAGCATCATTTACATCTGAAAAAAACCAGGCAGCCAAGATTTTTCATAATCCTTTTTATTTTCCTTGGTGCCATGAACGGTCTTGTAATGACAAACAATATACTGTGGCTTTACTTCTTCTGGGAAGTAACCACACTTTGCTCCTTCCTGCTCATATCACATGACGGAAACGAGCTGTCAATAAAAAATGCTACAAGAGCCCTCCTTATTAATATGGCTGGAGGTGTTGCATTTATTTTAGGAATCATTGCAATATACAAAGTAAAACAGACCCTTGCGATAGATGAGATTGCAAGTGTTAAGTCGTTGGCGGATGTTGGGACAATACTTCCTTTAGGCCTTGGACTTCTGTGCTTTGCAGGATTTACAAAGTCTGCCCAGTTTCCTTTCCAAAGCTGGCTTCTTGGAGCCATGGTTGCACCGACGCCTGTTTCTGCAATGCTTCATTCAAGTACCATGGTTAAAGCCGGGGTATACCTTATAGTCAGGCTGGCACCGGCATATTACGGAACAACCCTTGCGAAGGTTATAGCTGTGGTTGGAGGTTTTACTTTCCTGGCTGGATCTGCTATTGCAATAAGTCAGAGCAATGGAAAGCGGGTTCTGGCATATTCAACCATCGCCAACCTGGGCCTCATTGTTTGCTGTGCAGGACTTGGTAATCCGATAGCATTAGGTGCTGCAATACTTCTCATAATATTCCATGCAGTATCTAAAGGTCTGCTGTTCCTTTGTATGGGTACAATAGAGCAGGGAATAGGAAGCAGGGATATAGAGGACATGCAGGGTCTTATGAAGAGAATGCCTTTTACAGCAGTTATAACTGTAATAGGTATGATATCAATGCTGCTGCCTCCATTTGGAGTTCTTATATCAAAGTGGCTTGCAATAGAAGCTTCTGTTGACCGTTCACCTGTCGTGCTTATACTTGTAGTACTTGGAAGTGCCTTTACGGTGGTGTTCTGGGCTAAATGGATAGGAATTGTACTTACAATGTCATATAAAACCAAAATACCGGGTGAAAAGCTGTCCTTCTCTGTGAGAAGTGCACTATCAGTTCTCTTTGTAGGCGTGCTGGCATGTAGTATAGGAATAGCACCTTTGTTCAATAAGCTGATAATGCCGCAGATACAGAGTTTCCAGATAGGCGGAGACTTTATTGAAGGAATTAACGGTGGCTTATGGCTCAATGGAGGAACATTGGGAGGTTTCGGTATAGTTTACTTCTTTATAGTGGTATTCCTGGTTATGCTTTTAGTTCCGTTATTTATGAAGAAAGCAAAACCTGAAACTATGAAAACGCCTTACCTTTGCGGTGAGAACACAAGCGATACAAGAGGTATCGATTTTATAAGTCCTGCAGACAAAGTTGACCAAGTTATTGTTCGTAACTATTATTTAAGCGGTGTGTTTGGTGAAAACAACCTGACCTTATGGGTCAATATTGTTGCAGGAGCTATTATTCTGATTATGTTCGGGGTGGTAATCTAATGAGTGAAATATTTACTTTACAAAACATTATAGCGGTTGTTGTAGCCTTAATAGGTGCACCAATAATCGGGGGTATACTATCCGGTGTAGACAGGATAATAAGTGCCAGAATGCAGAACAGATACGGTCCGCCGCTGCTGCAGCCCTTTTATGATTTCTTTAAGCTCCTGGGCAAGGAGAGAATAACTGTTAATCAGACACAAATGGTTTATGTACTTGGTCACCTGTTCTTTTCCATAGTATGTATAGTTATGCTTGTATTGAAGCAGGACCTTTTGATGATAATATT
This genomic interval from Pseudobacteroides sp. contains the following:
- a CDS encoding NADH-quinone oxidoreductase subunit L, producing the protein MELKLLAVAILLPAISAVLCYLFRKASIRNVIVVATALIMFFVAGAFVKILFDNGGKITIELHDFAAMSTELAIKLLDLLLFIYFIFIGVKLKKPLIVGLTFLQLIPLLIFEFIIRPHELERAFVIDYLSLIMILLVSIIGPIITIFAIGYMKEHEHHLHLKKTRQPRFFIILFIFLGAMNGLVMTNNILWLYFFWEVTTLCSFLLISHDGNELSIKNATRALLINMAGGVAFILGIIAIYKVKQTLAIDEIASVKSLADVGTILPLGLGLLCFAGFTKSAQFPFQSWLLGAMVAPTPVSAMLHSSTMVKAGVYLIVRLAPAYYGTTLAKVIAVVGGFTFLAGSAIAISQSNGKRVLAYSTIANLGLIVCCAGLGNPIALGAAILLIIFHAVSKGLLFLCMGTIEQGIGSRDIEDMQGLMKRMPFTAVITVIGMISMLLPPFGVLISKWLAIEASVDRSPVVLILVVLGSAFTVVFWAKWIGIVLTMSYKTKIPGEKLSFSVRSALSVLFVGVLACSIGIAPLFNKLIMPQIQSFQIGGDFIEGINGGLWLNGGTLGGFGIVYFFIVVFLVMLLVPLFMKKAKPETMKTPYLCGENTSDTRGIDFISPADKVDQVIVRNYYLSGVFGENNLTLWVNIVAGAIILIMFGVVI